GAGCGCCAAAGATTCTAGGGGAGGGGTCAGGCACACCACGCGGCGATCGGCTCGATCACCGCGTGCGCCAGTCCCCAGCCGGCAAAGCCGCTGATCATCGCGCCGGCGAGTCGCACGGCCAGGCGGTTGCCCTGCGCGTCGGTGGCGTGCCGGCGCAGGGCGGCGGGCAGCCAGCGCAGCCAGATCGCCGGGCCGAGCAGCAGGCCCAGCGTGCTCGTGGCACCGAAGGCCAGCATCACCAGTGCGCCGTCGAGCGGCCCGGAGGCCACCGCGGCCACCAGCAGCGCGGCATGCAGCAGGCCGCAGGGCAGCACGGGCCAGAGCAGGCCGATCGCCGTGGCCTTCAGCTCGCCGGGCAGGTGCACCTTGCGGGGCAGGTCGCTGTCCTGCGGCCGCCGCCCGCGCCCGACCTGCTCGGCCCAGGCCTCGATGCTCGGCGGCAGGCGACCGCGCAGCATCAACCACAGCCCCAGCAGCAGC
The Sphaerotilus microaerophilus DNA segment above includes these coding regions:
- a CDS encoding sulfite exporter TauE/SafE family protein; translated protein: MSAALVVTAALMGVAGVPHCAGMCGAGCAAAARLCHPARPSRAVAGLLVGRLVAYMVAGMLAATVVTGLQTLSEGTGWLRPVWVGLQAFLLLLGLWLMLRGRLPPSIEAWAEQVGRGRRPQDSDLPRKVHLPGELKATAIGLLWPVLPCGLLHAALLVAAVASGPLDGALVMLAFGATSTLGLLLGPAIWLRWLPAALRRHATDAQGNRLAVRLAGAMISGFAGWGLAHAVIEPIAAWCA